A part of Pseudoliparis swirei isolate HS2019 ecotype Mariana Trench chromosome 8, NWPU_hadal_v1, whole genome shotgun sequence genomic DNA contains:
- the dusp22b gene encoding dual specificity protein phosphatase 22-B, which produces MGNGINKVLPDLYLGNFKDAKDREQLAKNNITHILSIHDSAAPILQEMTYLCISAADLPTQNLTQHFKQSIMFMHESRLKGEGCLVHCLAGVSRSVTLVVAYIMTVTGLGWQEALAAVRVVRPCAGPNLGFQRQLQEFEATQADQFREWLQKEYKDNSFNDEADLRDLLARTSKVNGGGVEKQAATPPGGI; this is translated from the exons ATGGGCAATGGCATCAATAAG GTCCTCCCTGACTTGTACTTGGGGAATTTCAAAG ATGCCAAAGACCGAGAACAATTAGCCAAAaacaacatcacacacatccTGTCCATTCATGACAGTGCTGCTCCCATACTCCAG GAGATGACCTACCTCTGCATATCAGCAGCTGACCTGCCCACACAAAACCT AACTCAGCACTTTAAACAAAGTATAATGTTCATGCACGAGTCCCGCCTGAAAGGAGAAGGCTGCCTTGTTCACTG TTTGGCAGGTGTGTCCCGCAGTGTCACCCTTGTGGTGGCTTACATCATGACGGTGACGGGACTGGGCTGGCAGGAGGCGCTGGCAGCAGTAAGGGTGGTCCGGCCCTGTGCTGGCCCCAACCTGGGCTTCCAACGCCAACtccaggagtttgaggctactCAAGCTGACCAG TTCAGAGAATGGCTACAGAAGGAATATAAAGACAACTCATTCAATGATGAGGCTGATCTACGTGACTTGCTTGCCAGGACGTCTAAAGTCAATGGTGGGGGGGTGGAAAAACAGGCCGCTACCCCACCTGGAGGCATCTGA
- the irf4a gene encoding interferon regulatory factor 4a — protein MNLDEDSGLPVSCGNGKLRQWLIDQIDSSIYSGLVWENDGKSIFRIPWKHAGKQDYNRDEDAALFKAWAMFKGKYKEGVDKLDPPTWKTRLRCALNKSNDFDELVERSQLDISDPYKVYRIIPEAAKRGMKMSMEETPSHVNSLGYIPPYTSSHDQVSGYMVSQERRDWRDYSPTEQQPVPPPHQHGPHAELQYGQLHYPSPFSRVWPGSNIENGFQLSLHTCFSESQPPVYSINPNNGITDFSLHVSLYYRESLVKEVTTTSPEGCRITSHSSSSPSSSSSSSSSSPRLEDKLHSGAEIILFPFPYPESQRQGADMLPNVLERGVLLWMTPDGLYAKRLCQGRVYWDGPLAPYMDKPNKLEKEQPCKLFDTQQFLIELQEFAHNGRHLPRHQVALCFGDEYPDPQRTRKMITAQVEPVFARKLVYYYQQNNGHYLRALDHIQDQNTSTTNDYPPLRPLQHIQE, from the exons ATGAACCTTGATGAGGACAGTGGGCTGCCAGTCAGCTGTGGCAATGGAAAATTGAGACAGTGGCTGATTGATCAGATTGACAGCAGCATATATTCCGGCCTGGTTTGGGAAAATGATGGAAAGAGCATCTTTAGGATTCCGTGGAAACATGCAGGAAAACAAGACTATAACAGAGACGAGGATGCCGCGCTCTTCAAG GCATGGGCCATGTTTAAGGGGAAATATAAGGAGGGAGTGGACAAGCTGGATCCCCCCACATGGAAAACCAGACTGCGCTGTGCTCTTAATAAAAGCAATGACTTTGATGAGTTAGTGGAAAGAAGCCAACTGGACATCTCAGACCCCTATAAAGTCTACAGAATCATCCCAGAAGCTGCCAAAAGAG GAATGAAGATGAGTATGGAGGAGACACCATCACATGTAAATTCCCTGGGCTATATTCCTCCATATACGTCTTCACATGATCAG GTATCTGGCTATATGGTTTCTCAGGAGAGAAGGGACTGGAGAGATTACTCACCCACAGAACAGCAACCtgttcctcctccacatcaGCACGGGCCCCATGCAGAGCTACAGTACGGTCAGCTCCACTACCCGTCACCGTTCAGCCGGGTTTGGCCCGGGTCAAACATAGAAAATG GTTTTCAGCTCTCCCTCCACACCTGCTTTTCAGAGTCCCAACCACCTGTGTATTCAATCAACCCAAACAATGGCATAACAG ATTTTAGCCTGCATGTGTCCCTATACTACAGAGAGTCTTTGGTGAAGGAGGTCACCACCACCAGCCCAGAAGGTTGTCGGATCACTtctcattcctcctcctctccatcctcttcatcctcttcatcctcctcttccccacGCCTAGAGGACAAGCTTCACAGCGGCGCAGAAATCATCCTTTTTCCTTTCCCGTACCCTGAGTCTCAGAGGCAGGGTGCTGACATGCTTCCTAATGTCCTGGAGAGGGGGGTGCTTCTGTGGATGACACCTGATGGGTTATATGCTAAGCGCCTCTGCCAGGGACGGGTTTACTGGGATGGACCTCTGGCTCCTTATATGGATAAACCCAACAagctggagaaggagcagcCATGCAAACTGTTTGACACCCAGCAATTCCTGATTG AGCTTCAAGAGTTTGCCCATAATGGCCGACATTTACCGAGGCACCAGGTGGCGCTATGTTTTGGAGACGAGTACCCCGACCCACAGCGCACGAGAAAGATGATCACAGCACAG GTGGAGCCAGTGTTTGCCAGAAAGCTGGTGTACTATTACCAGCAGAACAATGGCCACTACCTGCGGGCTCTTGATCACATCCAGGACCAGAACACATCCACAACAAACGACTATCCTCCCCTGAGACCACTTCAGCATATTCAGGAgtga